In Erigeron canadensis isolate Cc75 chromosome 1, C_canadensis_v1, whole genome shotgun sequence, a single window of DNA contains:
- the LOC122585794 gene encoding protein EARLY-RESPONSIVE TO DEHYDRATION 7, chloroplastic-like produces MSSSSSSSQKNLYPKIDQSNPDSQNPSFSSSSSTLYPSLETKDMAEKLFPDNDTQQQQLSLKSSEETVIKIPDSIVHLIDKQQSIELAKGTFEIIRLRQGDNVVAVLARVGDQIQWPLAIDEAANKLDDTHYFFTLRVPSDNTRDTGVINPEEDIINYGLTIVEKFSDELDRVLGEYSAFTVKGVDGEVKAVVEGGGGTAEDKAATYWTTLAPNVEDYSGSVARLIASGSGQLIKGILWCGDVTVDRLKWGNEFLKLRMKSGGKSDVSPQALKRMKRVKKMTKMSENLATGLLSGVVKVSGFFTGAIVNSVPGKKFFKLLPGEIILASLDGFNKVFDAVEVAGRNVMSTTSTVTTDLVSHKHGEDAAKVTSEGMDAAGHAIGTAWAVFKIRKALNPKSVIKPTNLVKVAASQSSLSKSKT; encoded by the exons atgtcatcatcatcatcatcatcccaaAAAAACCTATACCCAAAAATCGATCAATCAAACCCAGATTCACAAAAcccatcattttcttcatcatcttcaactCTATACCCATCTCTAGAAACCAAAGATATGGCAGAAAAACTATTTCCAGACAATGATacccaacaacaacaactttcATTGAAATCATCAGAAGAAACCGTGATCAAAATCCCAGATTCAATAGTTCATTTAATAGACAAACAACAAAGTATCGAACTAGCTAAAGGAACCTTCGAGATCATCCGTCTCCGACAAGGGGACAACGTTGTCGCTGTCTTAGCCCGTGTCGGTGACCAAATTCAATGGCCGCTTGCAATAGACGAAGCGGCCAATAAACTTGATGACACCCATTATTTTTTTACACTCCGTGTTCCGTCTGATAACACACGGGACACGGGTGTAATAAACCCGGAAGAAGATATAATAAATTATGGCTTGACTATTGTTGAAAAATTTAGTGATGAGTTGGACAGGGTTTTGGGGGAATACAGTGCTTTTACAGTTAAAGGGGTTGATGGGGAAGTGAAGGCGGTGGTTGAGGGTGGTGGTGGGACGGCGGAGGATAAGGCGGCGACGTATTGGACGACTTTGGCGCCTAATGTGGAGGATTATAGTGGTAGTGTTGCGAGGTTGATTGCATCCGGGTCGGGTCAGTTGATAAAAGGGATATTGTGGTGTGGGGATGTGACTGTGGATAGGTTGAAATGGGGGAATGAGTTTTTGAAATTGAGGATGAAATCTGGTGGGAAATCTGATGTTAGTCCTCAAGCTTTGAAGAGGATGAAAAG GGTGAAAAAGATGACCAAAATGTCGGAGAATCTGGCAACGGGGCTGCTTTCTGGGGTTGTGAAGGTATCTGGATTCTTCACTGGCGCTATTGTGAACTCCGTACCAGGAAAGAAGTTCTTCAAACTTCTTCCCGGGGAGATCATTCTCGCTTCCTTGGATGGATTCA ATAAGGTGTTTGATGCGGTTGAAGTAGCAGGAAGGAATGTTATGTCAACAACATCAACCGTCACGACCGATCTTGTATCACACAA GCATGGTGAAGACGCAGCAAAGGTAACGAGTGAAGGGATGGACGCAGCAGGACATGCAATAGGGACGGCCTGGGCAGTGTTCAAGATACGGAAAGCTTTGAACCCAAAGAGTGTCATCAAACCTACCAACTTGGTAAAAGTTGCAGCTTCTCAGTCCAGCTTATCCAAGTCTAAAACCTAA